Proteins co-encoded in one Nitratireductor kimnyeongensis genomic window:
- the uvrB gene encoding excinuclease ABC subunit UvrB, translating to MAKSSDKKNGGFAEAPQPALSGTPVSGFPSGSIADWADEIAQEAEKPAKPKKPKAPAGRSSAATKTSRGTSMGGAASAKERAAAGLMPVAGLDVTLEEAEGLSSSGVTATVAALSKLIEGGDPNLQSTWTPHRPARPEKSEGGIPLRMSTEFQPSGDQPTAIADLVAGLRGSPSVAGQASLASASPRTDAAPDGGAEPEIQPERTQVLLGVTGSGKTFTMAKVIEETQRPAIILAPNKTLAAQLYGEFRSFFPDNAVEYFVSYYDYYQPEAYVPRSDTYIEKESSINEQIDRMRHSATRALLERDDVIIVASVSCIYGIGSVETYTAMTFQMQIGDRLDQRQLLADLVAQQYKRQDINFVRGSFRVRGDTIEIFPAHLEDRAWRISLFGDEIETITEFDPLTGKKTGDLQSVKIYANSHYVTPRPTLNQAIKGITAELKQRLAELERAGRLLEAQRLEQRTRFDLEMLEATGSCAGIENYSRYLTGRAPGEPPPTLFEYIPDNALVFVDESHVTIPQIGGMYRGDFRRKATLAEYGFRLPSCMDNRPLRFEEWDAMRPSTVAVSATPGNWEMEAAGGVFAEQVIRPTGLIDPPVEVRPAKSQVDDVLGEIRETAAKGYRTLVTVLTKRMAEDLTEYLHEQGVRVRYMHSDIDTLERIEIIRDLRLGAFDVLVGINLLREGLDIPECGLVAILDADKEGFLRSETSLIQTIGRAARNVDGRVMLYADRITGSMERAMEETNRRREKQLAYNEEHGITPASIKKNIADILDSVYERDHVRADIGGAGGKGDDLNNLVGNNLAAHLEHLEKAMRDAAADLDFEEAARLRDEIKRLKETELAILDDPLARDAGVENTQKSRRDKARSRKGQGGQAKGAGALSAAHGEPVEPREAGSKAPASSLFHKPDLDEMGTSGAHAVPAGKSLFRKNDLDEMTVGRTEKPVRKPVPQKLEDDPKPVKRHRPGIGSYEDPADERRTKRRPGKTGRPGR from the coding sequence ATGGCCAAATCATCCGACAAGAAGAATGGCGGCTTCGCCGAAGCCCCCCAGCCCGCGCTTTCGGGCACGCCGGTCTCCGGTTTCCCCTCCGGTTCTATCGCGGATTGGGCGGACGAGATCGCGCAGGAAGCCGAAAAGCCAGCAAAACCGAAGAAGCCCAAGGCCCCCGCCGGACGCTCTTCCGCCGCCACCAAGACTTCGCGCGGCACCTCCATGGGCGGCGCGGCCTCGGCCAAGGAGCGCGCTGCTGCCGGTCTCATGCCGGTTGCCGGTCTCGATGTCACGCTGGAAGAGGCCGAAGGGCTTTCTTCCTCCGGTGTCACCGCCACGGTTGCAGCCCTGTCCAAGCTGATCGAGGGCGGTGATCCGAACCTTCAATCCACATGGACACCGCACCGCCCCGCGCGGCCGGAAAAATCCGAGGGCGGCATTCCGCTCAGAATGTCCACGGAGTTCCAGCCTTCCGGCGACCAGCCGACGGCCATAGCCGATCTCGTCGCCGGCCTCAGGGGTTCCCCCTCCGTGGCAGGGCAAGCGAGCCTTGCGAGCGCCAGCCCGCGAACGGACGCAGCGCCGGATGGCGGTGCGGAACCAGAAATACAACCCGAAAGGACGCAAGTCCTTTTGGGCGTCACCGGCTCGGGCAAGACCTTCACCATGGCCAAGGTGATCGAGGAAACGCAGCGCCCCGCCATCATCCTCGCCCCCAACAAGACGCTCGCCGCCCAGCTCTATGGCGAGTTCAGGTCCTTCTTTCCGGACAATGCTGTCGAGTATTTCGTTTCCTATTACGACTACTACCAGCCTGAGGCTTACGTCCCGCGTTCCGACACCTATATCGAGAAGGAATCCTCCATCAACGAGCAGATCGACCGCATGCGCCATTCGGCCACGCGCGCCCTGCTTGAGCGCGATGACGTGATCATCGTCGCGTCGGTCTCCTGCATCTACGGTATCGGATCGGTCGAGACGTACACGGCCATGACGTTCCAGATGCAGATCGGCGATCGGCTCGACCAGCGCCAGCTTCTGGCCGATCTCGTCGCCCAGCAATACAAGCGCCAGGACATCAATTTCGTCCGCGGCTCCTTCCGTGTGCGCGGCGACACGATCGAAATCTTCCCGGCCCACCTGGAGGATCGCGCCTGGCGCATCTCGCTCTTTGGCGACGAGATCGAGACCATCACAGAATTCGACCCACTCACCGGCAAGAAGACGGGCGATCTGCAATCGGTGAAGATCTACGCCAATTCGCACTATGTCACGCCGCGCCCCACGCTCAACCAGGCCATTAAGGGCATCACTGCCGAATTGAAGCAGCGCCTTGCCGAGCTGGAGCGCGCCGGTCGTCTGCTGGAAGCACAGCGTCTCGAACAGCGCACCCGCTTCGACCTCGAAATGCTGGAGGCCACCGGCTCCTGCGCCGGCATCGAGAACTATTCGCGCTATCTCACCGGCCGCGCGCCGGGCGAGCCGCCGCCCACCCTGTTCGAGTACATCCCCGACAATGCGCTCGTCTTTGTCGATGAGAGCCATGTCACCATTCCGCAGATCGGCGGCATGTATCGCGGCGACTTCCGCCGCAAGGCCACGCTCGCCGAATACGGTTTCCGCCTGCCGTCCTGCATGGACAACCGGCCGCTCCGCTTCGAGGAATGGGACGCCATGCGCCCGTCCACCGTCGCTGTCTCCGCCACCCCCGGCAACTGGGAGATGGAAGCTGCAGGCGGTGTCTTTGCCGAACAGGTCATCCGCCCCACCGGCCTCATCGACCCGCCCGTCGAGGTCCGCCCGGCCAAGTCTCAGGTCGACGATGTTCTAGGAGAGATCCGCGAGACCGCCGCCAAGGGCTATCGCACGCTCGTCACCGTGCTCACCAAGCGCATGGCGGAGGACCTCACCGAGTATCTGCACGAGCAGGGCGTGCGCGTGCGCTACATGCACTCCGACATCGACACGCTGGAGCGCATAGAGATCATCCGCGACCTGCGCCTCGGCGCCTTCGACGTGCTCGTCGGCATCAACCTCCTGCGCGAGGGGCTCGACATTCCCGAATGCGGCCTTGTCGCCATTCTCGATGCCGATAAGGAAGGCTTTCTGCGCTCCGAAACCTCGCTCATCCAGACCATTGGCCGCGCCGCGCGCAATGTCGATGGCCGCGTCATGCTCTATGCCGACCGCATCACCGGCTCCATGGAGCGGGCCATGGAAGAGACCAACCGCCGCCGCGAGAAGCAGCTCGCCTACAATGAGGAACACGGCATCACGCCGGCTTCCATCAAGAAGAACATCGCCGACATTCTCGATTCCGTCTATGAGCGCGACCATGTCCGCGCCGACATTGGCGGTGCTGGTGGCAAGGGCGATGACCTCAACAATCTCGTCGGCAACAATCTCGCCGCCCATCTGGAGCATCTGGAAAAGGCGATGCGCGACGCCGCCGCCGATCTCGATTTCGAGGAAGCCGCCCGCCTGCGCGACGAGATCAAGCGTCTCAAGGAAACCGAGCTTGCCATTCTCGACGATCCGCTGGCCCGTGACGCCGGTGTGGAAAACACGCAAAAATCCCGCCGCGACAAGGCGCGCAGCCGCAAGGGGCAGGGCGGGCAGGCCAAGGGCGCGGGCGCATTGTCAGCCGCTCATGGTGAGCCTGTCGAGCCACGAGAGGCGGGCAGCAAAGCTCCGGCCTCATCGCTCTTCCACAAGCCCGACCTTGATGAAATGGGCACCTCCGGCGCGCACGCCGTGCCTGCCGGCAAGAGCCTTTTCCGCAAGAACGATCTGGACGAGATGACGGTCGGCCGCACCGAAAAGCCGGTGCGCAAACCGGTTCCGCAAAAGCTGGAAGACGACCCCAAACCGGTCAAGCGCCACCGGCCCGGCATCGGCTCCTATGAGGATCCGGCGGACGAACGCCGCACCAAGCGCCGCCCGGGTAAGACTGGGCGGCCGGGGCGGTAG
- a CDS encoding SixA phosphatase family protein, whose amino-acid sequence MKELLLLRHAKSSWDDPSLADIERPLAPRGRRAAPLMGREILRRGWSPDYVLVSPARRAQQTWRLVAAEIG is encoded by the coding sequence ATGAAAGAGCTGTTGTTATTGCGCCACGCTAAATCGAGCTGGGACGATCCGAGCCTCGCAGATATCGAACGCCCATTGGCCCCGCGCGGACGACGTGCGGCGCCGCTCATGGGGCGCGAGATTCTGCGCCGTGGCTGGTCGCCCGACTATGTTCTGGTGTCTCCCGCGCGTCGTGCGCAACAGACCTGGCGGCTCGTTGCTGCCGAAATCGGGTAG
- a CDS encoding DUF2239 family protein: MPSFTAFHGKKCLSQGSDAVVALAAKAVLDDLPGADVLIFDDETGRQVDFNLNGNREEVVARLDGSANAKKPVKRAPGRPKLGVVAREITLLPRQWDWLSEQPGGASATLRKLVDAAKSAGAPRERQRKAQAATDRFMIAMLGDQPGYEEAARALYAGDAASFRKRIEGWPTDLKAHVERLAAPAFKP, encoded by the coding sequence ATGCCATCTTTCACGGCCTTTCACGGAAAAAAATGTCTCTCGCAAGGCAGCGATGCAGTTGTTGCATTGGCAGCCAAGGCCGTCCTCGACGATCTGCCCGGGGCTGACGTCCTGATCTTCGACGACGAGACGGGCCGGCAGGTCGATTTCAACCTGAACGGCAATCGCGAGGAGGTCGTGGCAAGGCTGGACGGCTCCGCAAACGCAAAGAAGCCCGTAAAGCGTGCGCCTGGCCGACCCAAACTGGGCGTGGTCGCCCGTGAAATCACGCTTCTGCCGCGCCAATGGGATTGGTTGAGCGAACAGCCGGGCGGCGCCTCTGCCACGCTGCGCAAGCTGGTGGATGCCGCAAAATCCGCAGGCGCCCCACGCGAACGCCAGCGAAAAGCGCAAGCCGCGACCGACCGCTTCATGATCGCCATGCTGGGCGATCAACCCGGCTATGAAGAAGCCGCGCGCGCGCTATACGCCGGCGACGCAGCAAGCTTTCGCAAGCGCATCGAGGGCTGGCCGACAGACCTGAAAGCGCATGTGGAGCGTCTGGCCGCGCCGGCATTCAAGCCGTGA
- a CDS encoding GNAT family N-acetyltransferase, which produces MQSAATLSIERVDAIEAQGLLPELAGLLHACVHDGASIGFILPFGMEESARFWQEKIFPAIGSGGRILLVARQGGRLAGSVQLVVDTPPNQPHRAEASKLLVAPACRRQGVGRGLMSALEGQARSLGRSLITLDTRTGDKAEPLYAALGFSVAGIVPDYCRDPFLDRLDATTIMYKRLRTEA; this is translated from the coding sequence ATGCAAAGCGCTGCAACACTTTCCATAGAGCGTGTCGATGCAATCGAAGCGCAGGGTCTCCTGCCTGAATTGGCAGGCCTTCTTCACGCCTGCGTCCACGATGGGGCGAGCATCGGTTTCATATTGCCGTTTGGGATGGAGGAATCCGCGCGCTTCTGGCAGGAGAAGATTTTTCCGGCGATCGGATCAGGCGGGCGCATTCTCCTTGTTGCCCGGCAGGGCGGCAGGCTCGCGGGTTCTGTTCAGCTTGTCGTCGATACCCCGCCAAATCAGCCGCATCGCGCCGAAGCCTCCAAGCTGCTGGTTGCACCCGCCTGTCGCCGCCAAGGTGTCGGGCGGGGGCTTATGAGTGCGCTGGAGGGACAGGCGCGCAGTCTTGGTCGCAGTCTCATCACGCTGGACACCAGAACAGGCGACAAGGCCGAGCCGCTTTATGCGGCGCTTGGGTTTTCTGTCGCGGGCATCGTTCCCGACTATTGCCGCGATCCATTCCTGGATCGCCTCGATGCCACGACAATCATGTACAAGCGCTTGAGGACGGAAGCTTGA
- a CDS encoding helix-turn-helix domain-containing protein — translation MDSASNISSSVDQRISERLRGLRQERGWSLDDLGSRSGVSRATLSRLENAEVSATANVLGRLCQAYGITLSRLMHLVEDDFPPFVPHAAQTIWEDAKSGFSRRIVSPPARALAGEAMEGMLRPGARITYEGPPRAGLEHHLVLLEGGLHITVDGAPHTLHPGDCLRYQLRGPSRFQADATAGARYLLFTV, via the coding sequence ATGGATAGCGCTTCAAATATCTCCTCAAGCGTCGACCAACGCATCTCCGAACGCCTTCGCGGGCTTCGTCAGGAGCGTGGCTGGTCGCTTGACGATCTTGGCAGTCGTAGCGGTGTGAGCCGTGCGACTCTCTCACGGCTTGAAAATGCCGAGGTCAGCGCCACTGCCAACGTGCTAGGCAGGCTGTGTCAAGCCTATGGCATAACGCTTTCCCGTCTGATGCATTTGGTGGAAGATGATTTTCCGCCATTCGTGCCGCACGCCGCCCAGACGATCTGGGAAGATGCGAAATCAGGGTTCTCCCGCCGGATCGTTTCACCTCCGGCCCGCGCTCTGGCCGGGGAGGCGATGGAGGGCATGCTTCGCCCCGGAGCGCGGATCACCTATGAAGGTCCGCCGCGTGCAGGGCTGGAGCATCATCTCGTTTTGCTGGAGGGCGGCTTGCATATCACGGTCGACGGCGCCCCTCACACGCTTCATCCCGGCGACTGCCTTCGCTACCAGCTTCGCGGCCCCAGCCGGTTTCAGGCCGATGCGACAGCGGGGGCGCGTTATCTCCTTTTTACGGTCTGA
- a CDS encoding GntR family transcriptional regulator: protein MDTRKETKAAQIARTLADRIISGKLEPGARLRQDHIAEEFHASHVPVREAFRLLEAQGLARNEPRRGVRVAAFDLNQVREVAEMRAALEVLALRNAAQHLTPAILAAAEEATIEGDQAGDVIAWEAANRRFHRLLVAPCDMPRLLAAIDDLHAASARFLFSAWRSNWETRTDRDHRAILEHLRRGETDAACAVLSRHVQWIGHKPVETASGKQRKAFVIEG, encoded by the coding sequence ATGGACACGCGCAAAGAGACAAAAGCCGCTCAGATCGCCCGCACGCTGGCCGACCGCATCATTTCGGGCAAACTCGAACCGGGCGCGCGACTGCGACAGGATCACATCGCCGAGGAATTCCATGCGAGCCACGTGCCGGTGCGTGAGGCGTTCCGACTGCTGGAAGCACAAGGTCTAGCCAGAAACGAGCCGCGTCGCGGCGTGCGGGTGGCGGCGTTCGATCTCAATCAGGTGCGCGAAGTGGCGGAAATGCGTGCAGCTCTCGAAGTGCTGGCCTTGCGCAATGCGGCACAGCACCTGACACCGGCTATCCTTGCAGCGGCGGAAGAAGCAACCATTGAAGGGGATCAGGCTGGAGACGTGATTGCATGGGAAGCGGCAAACAGGCGTTTTCACCGGCTTCTCGTGGCCCCGTGCGACATGCCTCGCCTGCTGGCCGCCATCGACGATCTGCATGCGGCGAGCGCCCGCTTCCTTTTCTCTGCGTGGCGCTCCAATTGGGAAACGCGTACAGACCGCGACCATCGCGCGATCCTCGAACACCTGCGGCGCGGAGAAACTGACGCGGCCTGTGCAGTCCTGTCCCGGCATGTGCAATGGATCGGACACAAACCGGTCGAAACGGCATCCGGCAAACAGCGCAAGGCATTTGTAATCGAGGGCTGA
- a CDS encoding biotin transporter BioY, with protein sequence MSQGSLPAHNPGLLGNAGVLQLDQKSLAFKVGAVVLGTLALALASRIEVPMVPVPVTMQTFAIAMIGALYGARLGTMTVLAWLGEAMMGLPVLAGGAGGVAHFAGPTGGYLASFPLMALLVGLLTERGWNAQRPLLAFSSMLAANALCLTMGAIWLAGMIGIEKAFLLGVAPFVVGAILKSALGAASLAALSRFAKRGDTK encoded by the coding sequence ATGTCACAAGGTTCCCTCCCCGCACACAACCCCGGCCTGCTCGGCAATGCGGGCGTCTTGCAGCTTGACCAGAAGTCGCTTGCTTTCAAGGTCGGCGCAGTGGTGCTTGGCACACTGGCCCTGGCTTTGGCATCGCGCATCGAAGTTCCCATGGTGCCGGTTCCTGTGACCATGCAGACCTTCGCAATCGCCATGATCGGCGCGCTTTACGGCGCACGACTGGGAACAATGACGGTCCTTGCATGGCTTGGTGAAGCCATGATGGGCCTTCCGGTTCTGGCCGGGGGAGCCGGTGGCGTGGCGCATTTTGCGGGACCGACTGGCGGCTACCTCGCCTCCTTCCCGCTCATGGCTCTTCTGGTCGGTCTGCTGACCGAACGTGGCTGGAACGCACAGCGCCCTCTTCTCGCCTTCAGCTCGATGCTCGCTGCAAACGCGCTCTGCCTCACGATGGGTGCGATCTGGCTTGCCGGCATGATCGGCATCGAAAAGGCATTCCTGCTTGGCGTCGCCCCCTTTGTCGTTGGGGCCATTCTGAAATCCGCGCTGGGTGCAGCATCCCTTGCAGCGCTCTCGCGGTTTGCAAAGCGCGGCGACACGAAATGA
- a CDS encoding DUF1284 domain-containing protein, with protein MTVRLRAHHLLCMLTYVGRGYSPAFTANLDEIVSRLNAGEDLLLIEGPDDICRPLLDGSPHAHCLNARVNQRDTRAAHALSHWLGQAIDPGRAIKPDKKLIERMRSAFALGKTRQACLGCEWIDLCSTVARQDFEGALLAPDMHG; from the coding sequence ATGACAGTGCGGCTGCGTGCACACCATCTATTGTGCATGCTCACTTATGTCGGGCGGGGCTACAGCCCCGCCTTCACCGCAAATCTCGATGAAATCGTTTCGCGCCTCAATGCAGGCGAGGACCTGCTTCTCATCGAAGGACCGGACGACATTTGCCGTCCGCTCCTTGATGGCAGCCCACACGCGCATTGCCTTAATGCGCGCGTGAACCAACGGGATACGCGAGCAGCACATGCACTTTCACACTGGCTCGGCCAAGCGATAGATCCGGGTCGCGCCATAAAGCCTGACAAAAAACTCATCGAACGAATGCGGTCGGCCTTTGCCCTTGGCAAGACCCGCCAGGCGTGTCTTGGCTGTGAATGGATCGACTTGTGCTCGACCGTCGCCCGACAGGATTTCGAAGGCGCGCTTCTGGCGCCTGATATGCACGGATGA
- a CDS encoding histidine phosphatase family protein → MSEPALMANLLFITHPEVIVDPTVAVEDWRLSTTGRERMTRFAASVAAQNIDTIWSSMEKKALEAATILAAKRRIDVKTDPTLGENDRSATGFLPPEEFERVADAFFAQPTRSIRGWERAIDAQHRIHAAVQRISAEGASGDIAVIAHGAVGTLLLCKLRDEPIDRTHDQPFQGHFWSATLPDLRILHGWMPIAEKT, encoded by the coding sequence GTGTCAGAACCTGCACTGATGGCAAATCTTCTCTTCATCACGCATCCTGAGGTCATTGTTGACCCTACAGTCGCCGTCGAGGATTGGCGGCTAAGCACCACCGGACGCGAACGCATGACGCGTTTTGCGGCCAGTGTTGCGGCCCAAAACATCGATACGATCTGGTCGAGCATGGAGAAGAAAGCCCTTGAAGCGGCGACCATTCTCGCAGCCAAGCGCCGCATCGATGTCAAAACGGATCCGACACTTGGAGAAAATGACCGTTCGGCGACCGGCTTCCTTCCCCCCGAAGAGTTTGAACGCGTGGCCGATGCTTTTTTTGCCCAGCCAACGAGAAGCATAAGGGGATGGGAGCGCGCTATCGATGCGCAGCACCGGATTCACGCGGCCGTACAGCGGATCAGTGCCGAAGGCGCAAGCGGAGACATTGCCGTCATCGCCCACGGCGCTGTTGGGACACTGCTTCTTTGCAAGCTGCGCGATGAGCCGATCGACCGCACCCATGACCAGCCTTTTCAGGGTCACTTTTGGTCCGCAACACTACCGGACTTGCGGATCCTGCACGGCTGGATGCCGATCGCTGAAAAAACCTGA
- a CDS encoding VOC family protein, with protein sequence MKVIPHLWFEKDMESALRIYTSLIPGSKIESLKALPAETPSGPAGSVKIANFTLGNQQYRGLEAGPLDAFNHSFSIIVECDTQAEIDELWAALGEDGTIEQCGWLKDRWGLSWQILPRRLGELINDQDAAKAQRVTEAMLTMVKLDIAALEAAARG encoded by the coding sequence ATGAAAGTCATACCGCATTTGTGGTTCGAAAAGGACATGGAAAGCGCTCTGCGGATCTACACGTCACTGATCCCGGGATCGAAGATCGAGAGTCTGAAAGCATTGCCGGCCGAAACCCCGAGCGGACCGGCAGGAAGCGTGAAAATCGCGAATTTCACACTTGGCAATCAGCAATACCGAGGTCTCGAAGCCGGACCGCTCGATGCGTTCAACCACAGTTTCTCGATCATCGTCGAATGCGACACCCAGGCCGAGATCGATGAGCTTTGGGCCGCGCTCGGAGAAGATGGAACGATCGAGCAATGCGGATGGCTGAAAGATCGCTGGGGGCTGAGCTGGCAGATCTTGCCGCGAAGGCTGGGCGAACTGATCAACGATCAGGATGCCGCCAAGGCGCAGCGCGTCACCGAAGCGATGCTCACGATGGTGAAGCTCGATATTGCTGCACTGGAGGCAGCAGCGAGAGGATGA
- a CDS encoding cold-shock protein: protein MAQTGTVKFFNASKGFGFITPDDGAKDVFVHISAVERSGMTTLSDGQKVSFEVEPDRMGKGPKAVNLSAA from the coding sequence ATGGCCCAGACAGGCACCGTTAAATTCTTCAATGCGAGCAAAGGCTTCGGCTTCATCACTCCTGATGATGGCGCGAAAGACGTGTTCGTTCACATCTCGGCTGTTGAGCGTTCCGGCATGACCACGCTCAGCGATGGTCAGAAAGTTTCCTTCGAGGTCGAGCCCGACCGCATGGGTAAGGGTCCGAAGGCAGTCAATCTGTCCGCAGCCTGA
- a CDS encoding cold-shock protein produces MSQSGTVKFFNQAKGYGFITPDNGEKDVFVHISAVQASGLQGLEDGQKVTFETEPDKRGKGPKAVNLEVAP; encoded by the coding sequence ATGTCGCAGAGTGGTACCGTCAAGTTCTTCAATCAGGCCAAGGGATACGGGTTCATCACCCCGGACAATGGCGAGAAGGACGTGTTTGTTCACATTTCGGCTGTCCAGGCATCTGGGCTGCAGGGCCTGGAAGACGGACAGAAGGTTACATTCGAGACCGAGCCGGACAAGCGTGGCAAAGGTCCGAAAGCCGTCAATCTGGAAGTTGCGCCCTGA
- a CDS encoding BA14K family protein encodes MKRFLKTGILTLAVAATTLGAISTADAGHRHRHRHNNNNNDALAAGVIGLAAGAIVGGLLSESRRDNDRVYIDPPYRPDYQPVYQYRERPVYRERPVRYHSAMEPWSREWFRYCSNRYRSFDGRTGTFMGYDGQRHFCQPR; translated from the coding sequence ATGAAACGCTTCCTGAAGACGGGCATCCTCACACTTGCCGTCGCAGCCACGACGCTCGGAGCGATCTCTACCGCCGACGCCGGTCATCGCCATCGTCATCGGCACAACAACAACAACAACGACGCGCTCGCAGCCGGTGTGATTGGCCTGGCCGCAGGTGCCATTGTCGGTGGTCTCCTCTCGGAGTCGCGTCGTGACAACGATCGTGTCTACATCGACCCGCCCTATCGCCCCGATTACCAGCCTGTCTACCAATACCGGGAGCGCCCGGTATATCGCGAACGTCCGGTTCGCTATCATTCCGCGATGGAGCCATGGTCGCGCGAATGGTTCCGCTACTGCTCCAACCGCTATCGTAGCTTCGACGGGCGTACCGGCACGTTCATGGGCTATGACGGTCAGCGCCATTTCTGCCAGCCGCGATAA
- a CDS encoding TetR/AcrR family transcriptional regulator yields MRAETRVERQAQIERAAYRLLRERGYGGTSMLAIAREARASNETLYRWYGDKNGLFKTMVESNAQETREALQRAIEAGVDPLECLENVAPVLLSMLLGEKAVLLNRAAAADESGELGRAISAGGRSAVAPLVEQLLRQACEDGSLDVLSPSTAAEQFFSLLIGDLQIRRVIGVLPEPQPEFVVERVSHAMMAFKTLCVRSCSD; encoded by the coding sequence ATGCGTGCGGAAACGAGGGTTGAACGCCAGGCGCAGATTGAGCGTGCCGCCTATCGGCTTTTGCGCGAAAGGGGCTATGGCGGAACCTCGATGCTGGCTATTGCCAGGGAGGCGAGGGCGTCAAACGAAACGCTCTATCGCTGGTATGGCGACAAGAATGGTCTCTTCAAAACAATGGTCGAGTCGAATGCGCAGGAAACCCGCGAGGCCCTGCAGCGAGCGATTGAGGCTGGAGTAGATCCCCTGGAATGTCTGGAGAACGTTGCCCCGGTTCTCCTGTCGATGCTTCTTGGCGAGAAAGCGGTACTTCTCAATCGTGCTGCCGCTGCCGATGAGAGTGGAGAATTGGGCCGCGCCATCTCCGCCGGCGGACGCAGCGCCGTGGCGCCACTTGTTGAACAGTTGCTTCGCCAGGCATGTGAGGATGGCAGTCTTGATGTGCTGTCGCCGTCGACCGCTGCGGAACAGTTTTTCAGTCTTCTGATTGGCGATCTTCAGATCAGGCGCGTGATCGGTGTATTGCCGGAGCCGCAACCTGAGTTCGTCGTAGAACGGGTTTCCCATGCCATGATGGCTTTCAAAACCCTTTGCGTGCGCTCCTGCTCTGATTGA
- a CDS encoding DUF1772 domain-containing protein: MRNVTTGLSVVAILFSGAIFGFFYAWVCSTMWGLDQTDPRVAIEAMQAMNASVRNAVFFPAFFLTPVVLALTAYMIWVQGQKAPAFWIAAGAAIYLMFGLILTMAVNVPMNEALALVSVPEEIEAAEAIWSEYSSRWQFWNQTRTAASGVALALAGYGIARLRTD; this comes from the coding sequence ATGCGCAACGTGACAACCGGCCTCTCGGTGGTTGCTATTCTTTTCTCCGGGGCGATCTTCGGGTTCTTCTATGCGTGGGTATGCTCAACCATGTGGGGCCTCGACCAGACGGACCCTCGTGTGGCGATCGAGGCCATGCAGGCGATGAACGCCTCGGTGCGCAATGCGGTGTTCTTCCCCGCATTCTTTCTGACACCTGTTGTCCTTGCGTTGACAGCGTACATGATCTGGGTCCAGGGGCAAAAGGCTCCAGCCTTCTGGATCGCTGCAGGAGCCGCGATCTACCTGATGTTCGGCCTCATTCTTACGATGGCAGTCAACGTGCCGATGAACGAGGCGCTGGCGCTGGTTTCGGTACCGGAAGAAATTGAAGCGGCAGAAGCAATCTGGTCCGAATACTCTTCAAGATGGCAATTCTGGAACCAGACACGGACGGCCGCATCCGGCGTGGCGCTGGCGCTCGCCGGCTATGGAATTGCGCGCCTGCGCACAGACTGA
- a CDS encoding MBL fold metallo-hydrolase: protein MGNLRAGVIPVTPFQQNCTILFDEELKCGVVVDPGGEVERIRGAIEDNGIAVEAIWLTHGHIDHAGGAMDLKEALGVPLIGSHEDDRELLANLENQARMFGLDQSVRNVTPDRYLSEGETVSFGEHEFEVFHCPGHAPGHVVFFNRKARFAHVGDVLFNGSVGRTDLPGGDHDALIRSIREKLLPLGDDIGFLCGHGPGGRFGDERRSNPFLV from the coding sequence GTGGGCAATCTCCGTGCCGGCGTCATTCCCGTGACGCCATTTCAACAGAACTGCACCATTCTTTTCGATGAAGAGCTCAAATGCGGTGTTGTCGTCGACCCTGGCGGCGAGGTGGAGCGTATCCGCGGGGCCATTGAGGACAATGGTATCGCTGTTGAGGCAATCTGGCTGACCCATGGTCATATCGATCATGCGGGTGGCGCGATGGATCTCAAGGAGGCGCTTGGCGTGCCGCTGATCGGGTCGCACGAGGACGACCGGGAGCTTTTGGCCAATCTTGAAAACCAGGCGCGCATGTTCGGCCTCGATCAATCCGTTCGCAACGTCACACCAGACCGCTATCTGAGCGAGGGCGAAACGGTCTCCTTCGGTGAGCACGAGTTCGAGGTTTTTCATTGCCCGGGCCATGCGCCGGGGCATGTCGTGTTCTTCAATCGCAAGGCCCGGTTCGCCCATGTGGGCGATGTGCTTTTCAACGGCTCCGTGGGCCGCACCGACCTGCCGGGCGGCGATCATGATGCCTTGATCCGCTCGATCAGGGAAAAGCTTCTGCCGCTGGGCGATGACATCGGCTTTCTGTGTGGTCACGGACCCGGTGGACGCTTCGGCGACGAACGGCGCTCGAACCCATTTCTCGTATAG